The genomic DNA CTGAAGTAACGACCATTTGGGATGCCACGAAACACCATATGATGCGAATATCATTTACAAGAATCTATAACAACATCCAAATGATATTATGTTTTCGCTTCATGGCAGCACCACAGTAACAGGAAAATATGTGGATTGTAATAGTACATAAAGGCAATACTGGTAGACAAAAACGTCTATTTAAGTCAAGAAACTTACgggagaaaaataaattatataaatataatcaatGGAGATATTTTTCCgtcttaaaatgttatttgtctTCTAAGTTCTTCATACCAGGTTTATACGTTAAATACCTAATCCTACTAATGGGTAAACTAAAAGACGGTTATGAATAGGCGTTTTAGGAATAGTCCTATCAGATCTAACTAAAAGCACCACATGAAATACACAAATAGAaccataacaaaattaactagATGCTGAattacactaacaatatataatactttttattaaatacaacatttaaataattttgataggCAGTGTGTTATTGTGTAGGGAATGCGTGTCAATTAATGGCGTGTATAGATTGTAAAATTGTACACAGACATACAAGTACAACAGACACTCTTCGTTTTTTTCAAATGTGAGTAGACTGCACTAAAACcttaacaatgttttataacaaagcCTTAAAGTTCGTGTTTGCTATTCATAGTTATGAATGTCGTGCATCTTACCCTAACTGTTATCTCACTATTTttcatattacaatatttatcagGGTGCAGTTCGATCTTACTAGTTTGAGTCATCCGTGGGTATTTTGATTCAGAATTAACATATATttagctataaatatttatctaaatattaaaactatttataacatCTTTAGAGACGCGATTACAAACTTTACGGTTTGCATGGATCATTTgaattatctaaaataattttaattatataatcgATATCTTAAATTATGGTTTGTAAACACACTAAAGTtagaagtaaaattaaataataagatattttattatttgatatgatTCCAAATGATCCTGTGATGAGTAATTGTGAAAACTAAATAACTTAGGTATTTACGATAATTGATAAATGATGTTgataaaaaagtttctaaattcaaacaatgacgtaaaattataagaaatatttatccGACGCTATCAAATTATTATGAGACCACCAATATAGCATTTATAGGGGATATAGTTAGTAActtaactatattattaaaagaaaatctaagaaaaaaaaatacgaatactatttgttagaattaaaaatattaggcaacttataaagattacaaaaagaATTGATATAGTGAAATAATAAGTGCTTTTTTTACAGTTGCAACTTAGTTCTATTAAGTGCAATGTTATTAGACTTGCTAGGTGTTTATTGACAAGCCTAAATCTTCTAAGTTCTTAGATGACTAAATCATGTTTCTCATCATTCAATTTCATCAGTTGTATTCATCATCTTCATCCATAGCAAAATCAACACCAGAGTCAACAGCACACACGGGACtgtaaaacaaattgaaatatgagcatacagatataaaataaaaaacaaaagatgttaTCATTATTCActtaataacacaaaacaaaaacaatgctTACTTGTAAAAGACATTGGAGTGTCAATGACTAATCAAAATGAACATCATCAGtagttgttaattaatattaataacaccattattctacatatattttggatgtaaaatacttttactttgtTTAGTATATAAATGGGtgtaaaaataatgcaaatctTTACCTCATAGCTCTACATGTGAAAAAGACAATCCGCTTCAACCTCATgttgtaaaaaaagtaattaattgcCCATAGACAGCCAGGTTCTCCAAAGGGGTCACTGGCCAAGTCAGGGTTGTAGCTGTATATGCGGCACTCAGGTAACACCACCTCCTCATCAACAGCAGTCCACAGGGCAGGACGCAGCTGCCTCCACAGAGCACCACCTACTGCAGATAGAGAAGCATCCACAGCACCTTGCACCCAACTCAATGATGGTTCTGCACTAAATTCACTGCTctgtataacataaaaatataaatcagctCTATATTATGTCTCTCTCATTTTGGTAAACacttaacaaacattttaagaaagtaatatttttttaattgttactaATAAAGTTAACTTAGTTTTATACCTTGGCCATTGAAAAATCATAGTCTGGGAAAGCAGCATTTAGAGTGGCAATTAAGTAAAACAGAGTTTTCCGAGATATGGTGTCACACAAGACCCCATCTTCATCACCTGACAGGCTtcggctgaaaaaaaaaaccagtttcATATAAGTACTAATATTCAATTTGCCAGTGGTCTAGTAGGATAATCGGCAGCAGTACCTGTACATAACACTTTCTGGTGGTGACAACGCTTCTAGCGTTGTTTCCCCTGTGGCTGTGAATCTCTTGTAGAAAGATTTCTCATTCCCAGCCATCTTGCAGCTGTAGCTCTCCACACGACCCTGTACGGCACTATCTCCATTCAAGATCGAGAGAGCTCTGCTCAGTGCCTCTAAACGGCCACTCTCTAATAGTTTCATTTTCTCTACTTTATTTCCTCAAGCCGTTTACCCTCtcaaattaatcaaaacaaacgGTGCCCTTATATTTGTGTAACACGGGACACTATTTCTGTACATAGCAGAAGGGTGTATGAATATTCCTTTTCTCTTGGAGTGTAGTAGGTTTACACTCGGAATCAGTTTCGTCTTCAGTTCTTCTTCCGCGCTGATGGAATGCGGGAACATCacaaataagaagaaaaaatagatttacCAAATTGCTGTACggtaaaaaattatttatagcttGTTTTGTCCTAATACAAGGAGATCGCGTCACTTCACTTGTTGTCCCACAAAAATCTAGTTTAAAACACCAACGTTACACTTAGAGATCAATATCCATAGAAGACATGGTCactaaacaacaataaataatcattcacaatattttcaatgGAACAAGATATTGTTAActtgaataacaaaatttaagCACTTCACAATATTATGTACGCTATTACGACAACACTTCAATGGCGGATATGTTTAATGTCTACCACAGATAAATTAGAAATCGGATGAattcaatttagtatttttttattatctgtataaAATGGGGACTGGCAGAGAAGCgcggtaaattaaaaaatactaaatcttaagtatgtaattttaataattatgccATCATCACATACTGATAATACAAAcaacagtataaaaatatgaataatgaatggatcttgtttaatttgtttttattcaagctCATAGCCTTGATCTGCGTTGCGCTTTTACCTAATCATGTTAATGCTGTAGGTAAAAGCAAATACTatcaaattaagataaaaatgttttgacctGGTGCTACATAATAAGATGAATAACGATAACACTTCTtgtttccattattttttttgttattgttattgtccaacaaaattcaatttgacGTTTAGTAAATTTAGGTTAGGTCCATAAGTTATTATTCGTGTTGAACAACAGCTGTGTGACACTCTGTGACAGTTGTTCTATTGTAATCTTTCTTGTTATTCCTGATCCATGTAAAAGTAAGAAGAAAGCTGATCAATACCCAAAAGAAAAAAGACCACATTAAACGATCATGTTTAAAATGTTAGGATTATCAACAAAAGTTACGGGTTTTTTAAAATCTACTTGTGTTAGATGTTCAAGATATCAAAATTATGGTATGTTACGATTAATactgatttgtttttacttaagaAATACATTAACTTCCTTTTTTAGTGTTAATTGATATGTTTAAAAGCTTAAATTcttaaatgaaatcaaaattgtatcaattCATACCtacaataaatgtataaaacattaataacagcTGACTGCGTCTGGTGGGCATTAGTCTTTCACATAGATCTCTACTTACCTCAATAATGTATTATCTGGCTTTGTAAGTATGATAACTAAACTATCTTTCTTTTAGCAACACGTAAGAGATTTTATAGGGGCACTGGTGTTATCCAAAGCGACAACAAGTGGGAAGTGACACTGGATCATCGTCGTCTAAAGACACCAATTGGCAAGCCTCTAACAGTGAACAGTGAGCCTCTTGCTCGTGCCATAGCTGTTGAATGGGATGCGCAAAGAGAACATATTACATTACCGACTATGCACTTggtttgtgaaaaaatatttttcatagtttAACTAGTAgaattgaagttaaaaaaatttatttatgcttAAAGTTGTTAGAAATTTGCTTATCACCAAACATTGCAAGTAATTATTTTCCTAAAGTAGCATATTTGAAAGCACACAGatagaattttataaaagatatttgtaattaaaactttaaatgtaaaggataattttatacttttttttagactgCTTTGTGTAGCACAGCTCAAGACAATCCTGGAAAACTCAACAAACATGATATAACAATACACTTCCTAGAGTACTTGGCAACAGACACACTCCTGTACTTTTCtcaggtaaataaatttattagcaAACACTATATGATAatctttgtataatattaaatttaaaaagagaacaataaaacttttaggAGCAAGAAGAATTAAGATTACTACAGGAAAAGAAATGGGGCCCTGTATTAGAATGGTTTCAAAAGAGATTTAATGTAGTTCAAGAGGTATCCAAAGGATTGGATGTACCTCCTGTTGCAGCAGAAACTAGAGCAGTTTTGGCCCGATATTTTTTGTCGTATGATTTTCCAGCACTCAATGGTGAGTAAATTTAATAAGTAAgaaaatacattgtttataaataatataataaagtaataaagattactattttgcaattttagaaatgtatataaacggtttgctcacgcgtTTTTTCCGGAATCGTACAgatagtttcggacccaacctgagtctttaatcatgaaaaGACGAGGTAGGTGGGATCCGAGTCGACTtgcaaaactagtcgggcgatgcCAATAAATACGCGGACTTAActatttcaaacaattattaacCCACCACGCGAAACTCGGAAAGTAATTGTGATTATTAATGCTGGTTCTGGGCTTCTCGCGAAACCAACTATTGCTACTTGATATTTTTGCGACTTTTTAGCTTCGCCCTATGTAGGTACCTCGTTCTAccaaacgatttatttttatctcattgTTCCTAGGATTTTAAGTCGTATGAATACGATTACTGTCTGATTCTCAAACCAGTAAAGAAAGTTTTACAACGTCTCGGAATACTTTTAGCTGATGACCGAGTACGAGGTGTGCGAAGCGGTCGCTACTGACTACCCAATACAACTTGCaatttgatattaattgatAAGGTTACGCAAGGTCAATTCAAATAGTCACCGTCTGAACCCGCATGATATACCTGCTCACACGGCTTATGCTGTTTTACTCCTTATGGAACCTCtttattccggacttttttGCCGTAAATTGAGCAGTTTTATCAATATCTACTACCTTGAAGCTTTAGTTAATACAGCTGCAGTAGTGGCTACAGTAATAGCGGTTTGTAGCCCGCTATATTAACCACAACTATCACCCGATAATTTAACTAAGTataaaatggaattttaaaaacaaacattattactCATTCATATTCAGCGATGTCCTTTGGCATGGATGCCCTCAAGTCTCCTATTCTGATGTTGGCCTGTGTTGAGCGACTCTTAGAACCAAAAGAAGCAGTTCTATTGGCCCGCCTGGAAGAAGAATATCAGGTATGTTtctatacaaattttatattacgactttttttttaggagatcttttgtttttaagttggACGGCAGGGGTACCTAACCAATCACTGTCACTTGATCAGAGTAATTAACCCTTTAATCAATTGCTTCTTATTGGATGCCGAACATCTTTATAGTAACTACACCTTCCGTGTCTTATTATAACGTTATTTTGCTTACTATGTTTTAAGTTCTGTTAAATTCGGATGGCCTTCAAAACGTCCTCGGTCAGTTACCCGTTTACAAATTAACTAACCCCGACGGTTATTGCTACTTCGTGTTTAAAATGTCTGGactaaatattatactttttactatGTCTCATGAGAAGTCTTCCTTTTGTATGGAAATCAGAAGTCACGAGCATCACCTAGGCACCTACTCGGTACCGCgagattttattgaatttgcaACTGATAGATTTAACTTTAGTTATGATTCCTGATAACTATCCATGGTCCGTATCCATCCGGATTCCGCTTAATTTTACAGCAGCAGTGTAACATTTCCTccttgaaaacaataaaacaacttcgaaaatataagaaattataAACATATCTGTTTTTGTAGTTGCTGCAATGGGGTCGCGTTCCGTGGGCGCACGAGTTAAATCAAGCTGAACTAACTTCACGAGTGGCAGCATCCTTGTTAGTCATACATAGCTCTGTAGAAAATCACACTGCGAAGGCAAAAGCGTCACCTCAAGAACAAGCCCAGTAAATAAAGTATCTGTAGTACAGTTTATTTTGCCGCCTATTATTGAAGCCTGTGACATCCTCCTTACTGACAACACATAATTACATGTAATAAGTATTTGGCGTACTTATTCAATAATCCACTAAATACGTTTTCGGTTTCCAGACGGCAACTGATAGTCTTTTGTCAACAAACGTGAGACCGTGGTGCACCAAGCACCAAATGCTGGTTCGAATAGTTGTCTCTCTTTATCCATTCCATTCTCTTGTTAATCAGATACAGTGAAACTTTATACAGTTAAAACGTTATACATCTTTATAAACTACTCTACTTATAGACTGAGAAGTTGTATATAGGTGCATGAATATTAACAGGCATTTGATGTGTTTCTGCATAAACAAAGATAAGTACTTATCTACTATATTTAACACAGCGTACGTTATACAGCTGCCTAcgtaatacataataatataaccaTGCCTAGATGAttaccaaaattatttaatattattatcggTTGGCAATTATTGAATTGTTAAGATTATGGCTAAGCTTTGCTGACCTACACTAAAATATCGGAAGTTTAATAAAGAGGGCCGGAGCTCCTTAAGAGttagaatgaaatgaaaatagcaAGAGCAGAGTCGCGAAGTTCCGCTAAATATAGCTGGGCGGGCGGAGCGCGGCGCAGTCGCAACTAATCGTCAGTGCCCGAGCACGACCTCGCTTTGTTCACAATCACGAACCGCGCGCGATCTCTATTGTTTATCCAATCACTCCATAACCCAGCTTTGGACTCCATCTACAAAAATACTCCCTTTTTGTATATTAActaatgatttttaaaatccTTACAAATAATTCCGGAAGGCGGATTACTCTGGACATCGTCTAGACTGCTTTTGCtccataaaatgttaaattgagGTTAATATGTTCTAGTTTGAAGTAGACACAGATTTGTTACTCTCGTTTGATTCATCACgtaagtagatttttttatcctGTGGATCTGTGGTTACCTACGTGTCTTATAACTAGTAGAGACTTACCAAGattaaaataaagtcaaatCGTGTGTTTTTAGATCAGTGACATCAAGAGGATGAAGCTTGAGACAAGTTAAGTGATTATACTCAAGGGTTCGTACGAGATCGATCTTAAATGTATAACACAGGTGCGGCAACTCTTATTTTGGTGAGTGTTTGTCAACTAATAAcgcatattttatttgacacatGCATAAATAACTGTATTTGATCTTACCTTGACAAAATATtcctattgttttttatttcactacTTAGTCTATTACATAGCTGTTATCATTGACTAATTTagtacatcaaaataaaattgtaccaCTAAAtcttaagtattaatttactatttttttttgtgggcTAATTACGTATGCATAAATTTTCAGGGGTGATGAACAACGACACAGCGGTGGAGGGTCGCCCTCGTCCATTGTCTTCGGGTATATGGACGTTATTCTCGTGGTTGCGTCGCGACGAGCGGTCTGCCTCTAGTGAGAGTCTTTCTAGCGCTGGATCAGATCGCACGGTTGCAAGCTTTGCATTCCTGACACCGGCGCACTTCACAACTAAAACAGGGCCCATAGTTGTAGCACCGCCAGGTTCGCCTACTGATTCGTATAAGAGAAGAGTTCACGATAGAAATTTACGACGTCACCACGATCGGGATATAACACTTCACCGAAAATACGGTTTATTTAAGAGTGAAATAACGAACAGCTACGACGCATTCAGTTTGCCACCATTAAGAAGAATCAACGGGGAGCCTGGCTCTAGATGGGATCGGGACAGGCGTGCCACAAGCGAGTGTTACCAACGTCGACTAGCGCACGTTCCTGGGAAACGACGCGCGCCTCTGCCGCCTATACCAGCAGCCTCTTTGAAAACATCTGCCGGGCCTACATCTCTGTCACGTCGCAGCACTAGAAAACGACGTGCTCCTCAACCGCCGGTGAAACATTTAGAGAAGAATAAGGATAATCTTAAAGACGGTCAAGTCAGTGTCACCGTCTCTCCAATGAATTCTAAAGTCTGCGACGATCCTAAGTTGACTAACAATCACGTGAACATGGGGTGCAAatcagaaaaatattgtaaaaaggaAGCGACTTCTAAAGAGACGAAACATAGAACTGAAAgaagttttttaaaacaaatatttgacagCAAGAAGAGAAATTCAGCAATAGATACAGCTTCTGTAAAAATACTGCCTAGTATAAGCGAGTTAGATAAACAGGCAGCTGAAATAATAGAAAGTAGCAAATCAAAATCTTCCgagcaaaataataatattacgttgGAAAATATACTTTCTCAACATACAAAGCAAGGCGATTCGTGGTTCTGCATCCGttgtttaagaaaatatgaCTCAACAGTAGAAACATGTCATTACTGCTTACCCGGTCACAAAATTCAGTCATCAGCTAAAACAAACCATGGCAGAACAGGATTATACAAAGCTTCCAACAGTTCTACGCAAacggaaaaaaatacttctaaattaGTGCCACAAGAATccgaagaaaaacaaaaactgaaagAAATGTTAAAGGAAATGAAAGATTCGCTTCCGAAACGACCAAAACATGACAATAAGTCAGAACGAAAGGCAAACATACCAGAAAACGATGGGAGTCTTACATATTCTACAGAAACTCCTACTCTTCGTGTTGGAGCCACGATGCAGGatgaaaagaaattattttttatttctcagCCATCGACATCCAATATAAATTCTACGCCAGAAGTAAAAGTAACGAATAAACCGTATCTGGTGTCTCCGCAAAGTGTTTTGGTATCACAGGTCATCTCAGCTTATAAGaaaaatttgaataacaatttgACAATAGGTGACCAGCTTgcaaaaaacaatgataatacTAATAAAGTACAAGAACTCAAGAGTGTTCACAACGATTCTAAAGTGCCTATGGGTGGGCCAAAAAAAGTTATAGAACATAAGTCaaaagacaaaaacattttgcacACACCTTTAAAAATTTCATCTTTGCTAAATCCAGTGTATATTCCTAAAAACACAGTATCAGAGCCAttacagttaataaataattcacaacttgaaacaaaaaataaggaatCCGATAAAATATGTCAAGTACCCAAAACACCAAAAGAAAAGGCAGAAGTTCATACCACATCTGCTGAAATTTTAGCGGTTCCTTCGACATCTCGCGATAATATTTTGATTAGTAATATTCTCAACCTAGAAAGAAAGAATGCCGACAATCTACATAccaagaaaacaataaaagaaaaaacaccgCCTTCGACGAGTAAAAATTCACTACAAACGGTGACAAACGATGTAAAAGATGCCTTAGGGTCAAAACTTAACAATagcaatcaatcaaaattacCTATACTTACGAAGGATCAGAATTCACCGAACATTTTAGAAACACAAAATCAACATGCGAGACGAAGGGAACTTATTAACCAACTCGAGAAGTCAATAGCTAAAGGAGATGAACGTGCAGCAGCTGAAGCTGCTGCTAAACTAGCTCAGTTACGCTTGTCTTGTTCTGTATTATCATTTTCTTCGCAAATACTGTCACAACCATCTACATCTAGCAATGCTAACAATATAGTCAAAATAATAGAAGACAGAAAACAACCAAAAAACGAAAAAGCTGTGAACGACCTTAAATCGGCAACGGAAGCTGCGCCACCGAAAGTAACAACTAATGATGCCGGTCCTAGTTCCAACAAAACTAATGCGTTGATAACAGCTAATATGCCAGTTCAAAAAGAaggaaattcaaatttattgcaaaaagaTCAAGCCTTAAACAAAGAtggaaatgataaaaaaattatatcgtAAGTACTCATTTTTGTAAGTTAGGCTAAGTATTTTACACTTCTTATGATGGATAATCTTCAATGAAGTAGTCTTCATCATTGTTAAATCACAAGTTAGGTACATTAAgctatacatatttacatttcagAATTGCTGTATTGGTTGAAGACAGAGAGGCTACAAGAGGACCTGTACATTTACGCATTAACAGACATGCATTGATGAAAGACCTTCGACGGGAAGCTGAGACGACACTTGGGTTAGCAACCAACTTGCAGCGATGGATTGTCGGACGAACCCTTTGCGTCGATGATAACACACCTATTATATCACTCGCTGGCCCCGGGTTCAATGCACCATTTTACTTATGTGTAGTAGATTCAGGTAGGTAGGTACGTCGAACACATTGTTTTTCGATCGTCTTAGATAGTAGGACCAACGTATTTTTCAAACAGGAACTTATTCATGATTTactttgatgtttttttgtagaaacGAGAGTTGATACGGCTTCTCAATCCAAAATTAACGCAGCGACAGGGAtgaataaaacagaaaatttagaaaacaaaaccGGTGACGTATATACAGAATTAGTTCAGTTGGAGCAACAAGCTCTCGTTCCTAATGCGGAAAGTTTTGAATGTGGAATATGCATAGAAGAATATCCACCAGGGCAAGGTGTGGTATTGCGCGAATGCGTACACATCTTCTGTAAAGAGTGCTTAGCTGATGTTGTGCGTCATTGTGAAGAACCCAATGTACCATGTCCGGCTATGGGATGTAAAGGGATGCTTCAAGAAAGAGAAATCCGAGCTCTTGTAACTCCACAGGATTATGAACGTTGGTTAGCACGAGGATTAGCTGCGGCAGAAAGTGGCACACGGAATGCATTTCACTGTCGCACTCGTGATTGCAAAGGGTGGGCCCTTTGCGAACCCGGTGTTCGACGTTTTCCTTGCCCTGTTTGTAAATGCATCAACTGTGTACCATGCAAGGTAATCAtccaataattattatgaattccataaatttaaaccaatattattttcgCGGAGTGTCCCATAAAACCTACTAATTATAAGCGCGAaaatttgttcttctttcacgcaaaaaccattaaaagtatttagacgaaactttgtacctACACcatttataaccaggattaacacaggatTGTTTTTATTCCGGCTCCCGTGGGTTCATTTTCGATCTTAAGCGAGCGGGCcagcgggcagcagctagtaactactgaaactagaaaaaaatgcgTATTGAGAAACACGAGAATCGAACTTACTACTTAGGCACTAGTAAATATTATCCCAccaacattttcatgtaaaatgttgccaagacga from Trichoplusia ni isolate ovarian cell line Hi5 chromosome 4, tn1, whole genome shotgun sequence includes the following:
- the LOC113493296 gene encoding repressor of RNA polymerase III transcription MAF1 homolog: MKLLESGRLEALSRALSILNGDSAVQGRVESYSCKMAGNEKSFYKRFTATGETTLEALSPPESVMYSRSLSGDEDGVLCDTISRKTLFYLIATLNAAFPDYDFSMAKSSEFSAEPSLSWVQGAVDASLSAVGGALWRQLRPALWTAVDEEVVLPECRIYSYNPDLASDPFGEPGCLWAINYFFYNMRLKRIVFFTCRAMSPVCAVDSGVDFAMDEDDEYN
- the LOC113493295 gene encoding ATP synthase mitochondrial F1 complex assembly factor 2 codes for the protein MFKMLGLSTKVTGFLKSTCVRCSRYQNYATRKRFYRGTGVIQSDNKWEVTLDHRRLKTPIGKPLTVNSEPLARAIAVEWDAQREHITLPTMHLTALCSTAQDNPGKLNKHDITIHFLEYLATDTLLYFSQEQEELRLLQEKKWGPVLEWFQKRFNVVQEVSKGLDVPPVAAETRAVLARYFLSYDFPALNAMSFGMDALKSPILMLACVERLLEPKEAVLLARLEEEYQLLQWGRVPWAHELNQAELTSRVAASLLVIHSSVENHTAKAKASPQEQAQ
- the LOC113493288 gene encoding uncharacterized protein LOC113493288, whose protein sequence is MNNDTAVEGRPRPLSSGIWTLFSWLRRDERSASSESLSSAGSDRTVASFAFLTPAHFTTKTGPIVVAPPGSPTDSYKRRVHDRNLRRHHDRDITLHRKYGLFKSEITNSYDAFSLPPLRRINGEPGSRWDRDRRATSECYQRRLAHVPGKRRAPLPPIPAASLKTSAGPTSLSRRSTRKRRAPQPPVKHLEKNKDNLKDGQVSVTVSPMNSKVCDDPKLTNNHVNMGCKSEKYCKKEATSKETKHRTERSFLKQIFDSKKRNSAIDTASVKILPSISELDKQAAEIIESSKSKSSEQNNNITLENILSQHTKQGDSWFCIRCLRKYDSTVETCHYCLPGHKIQSSAKTNHGRTGLYKASNSSTQTEKNTSKLVPQESEEKQKLKEMLKEMKDSLPKRPKHDNKSERKANIPENDGSLTYSTETPTLRVGATMQDEKKLFFISQPSTSNINSTPEVKVTNKPYLVSPQSVLVSQVISAYKKNLNNNLTIGDQLAKNNDNTNKVQELKSVHNDSKVPMGGPKKVIEHKSKDKNILHTPLKISSLLNPVYIPKNTVSEPLQLINNSQLETKNKESDKICQVPKTPKEKAEVHTTSAEILAVPSTSRDNILISNILNLERKNADNLHTKKTIKEKTPPSTSKNSLQTVTNDVKDALGSKLNNSNQSKLPILTKDQNSPNILETQNQHARRRELINQLEKSIAKGDERAAAEAAAKLAQLRLSCSVLSFSSQILSQPSTSSNANNIVKIIEDRKQPKNEKAVNDLKSATEAAPPKVTTNDAGPSSNKTNALITANMPVQKEGNSNLLQKDQALNKDGNDKKIISIAVLVEDREATRGPVHLRINRHALMKDLRREAETTLGLATNLQRWIVGRTLCVDDNTPIISLAGPGFNAPFYLCVVDSETRVDTASQSKINAATGMNKTENLENKTGDVYTELVQLEQQALVPNAESFECGICIEEYPPGQGVVLRECVHIFCKECLADVVRHCEEPNVPCPAMGCKGMLQEREIRALVTPQDYERWLARGLAAAESGTRNAFHCRTRDCKGWALCEPGVRRFPCPVCKCINCVPCKAIHPGETCEQHREKLKQTNMKSVNTNETDDGTRTLLNSLIRKGEALECPECSAIITKKWGCDWVKCSACKTEICWVTRGRRWGPGGKGDITGGCRCGVDGKRCHPSCGYCH